From a single Phoenix dactylifera cultivar Barhee BC4 unplaced genomic scaffold, palm_55x_up_171113_PBpolish2nd_filt_p 000780F, whole genome shotgun sequence genomic region:
- the LOC120107163 gene encoding pentatricopeptide repeat-containing protein At4g18840-like, translating to MATNLSEVHQSHAHMIKTGLIHSPAAAARLLSSAVATDELPALAYADSLFSRLPAPTSFAWNSMIRAHARAPDPAPALQLFYRMLHSPTRPDKYTFPFVLKACAALPEAFQIHARILKTGFGSDIFVLNTLLHTYAINGLTAEALKLFARMPQKDVISWNAMINAFVTHGLVGRARKLFDKMSERNVETWNFMISGYSNLGLVDQSRELFNLMPVRDIVSWNAMITGCARTGRFDEVISLFQEMQYGNVWPDECTFVNVLSACARVGSLGQGEWIRAYVDKNGIEIKGFLATALVDMYSKCGSIEKALQVFNNTSKKDVSTWNAMIDGLSSHGLGEHALRLFEEMPRNGLVPNGVTFVNVLSACSHEGLLNEGCRIFNDMARVYGIEPEIEHYGCMVDLLGRAGLLVAAEELLRRAPVKDAPVLWRSLLSACREHGDLELAEIAAKQLLELSPFDSSCYIQLSNVYALLGRWEDARMLREMMKVQGVKKEPGCSTIEVDGAIHEFFVGD from the coding sequence ATGGCGACCAACCTCTCCGAGGTCCACCAGTCCCACGCCCACATGATCAAGACCGGCCTCATCCACTCTCCGGCGGCCGCTGCCCGACTTCTCTCCTCCGCCGTCGCCACCGACGAGCTCCCAGCTCTCGCCTATGccgactccctcttctcccGCCTCCCCGCCCCAACCTCCTTCGCCTGGAACTCTATGATCCGGGCCCATGCCCGCGCGCCGGACCCGGCGCCCGCCCTCCAGCTCTTCTATCGGATGCTCCACTCCCCCACCCGACCCGATAAATACACATTTCCCTTTGTCCTCAAGGCCTGCGCGGCCCTTCCCGAAGCCTTCCAGATCCACGCCCGGATCCTCAAAACCGGGTTCGGGTCCGACATCTTCGTCCTTAACACACTACTCCACACCTACGCTATCAATGGACTTACGGCAGAGGCACTCAAGCTGTTTGCTAGAATGCCTCAGAAAGATGTAATCTCCTGGAATGCTATGATTAATGCCTTTGTAACCCATGGCTTGGTTGGTCGAGCACGCAAGTTGTTCGATAAAATGTCTGAGAGGAATGTGGAGACTTGGAACTTCATGATCTCGGGCTATTCGAATCTTGGACTGGTAGACCAATCTAGGGAACTTTTCAATTTGATGCCTGTCAGAGATATTGTCTCATGGAATGCCATGATCACGGGGTGTGCCCGCACAGGTCGTTTCGATGAAGTGAtttcactctttcaagagatgCAGTATGGCAATGTGTGGCCGGACGAATGCACTTTCGTGAATGTGTTGTCAGCATGTGCTCGAGTTGGATCTCTGGGACAGGGCGAGTGGATTCGAGCTTATGTTGATAAAAAtgggatcgagatcaaggggtTTTTAGCGACCGCGCTTGTCGACATGTATTCAAAGTGTGGAAGCATAGAGAAGGCTTTGCAGGTGTTTAACAACACTTCTAAGAAGGATGTTAGTACATGGAATGCAATGATAGATGGTTTAAGTAGCCATGGGTTAGGGGAGCATGCATTGAGGCTCTTTGAGGAGATGCCAAGAAATGGTTTGGTGCCCAATGGTGTGACTTTTGTGAATGTGCTCTCTGCTTGTAGCCATGAGGGATTGTTGAATGAAGGCTGCCGGATTTTCAATGACATGGCTCGGGTATATGGAATTGAGCCAGAAATAGAGCATTATGGGTGTATGGTTGATTTGCTTGGCCGAGCTGGGCTTTTGGTGGCGGCTGAGGAGCTCTTAAGGAGAGCACCAGTCAAGGATGCACCAGTGCTTTGGAGGTCACTTTTGAGTGCTTGCAGGGAACATGGGGATCTTGAGTTGGCAGAGATAGCAGCAAAGCAGCTCTTGGAGTTGAGTCCTTTTGATAGCTCTTGTTACATTCAATTGTCGAATGTTTATGCATTGTTGGGCAGATGGGAGGATGCAAGGATgctgagggagatgatgaaggTGCAGGGAGTTAAAAAGGAACCAGGTTGTAGCACAATTGAAGTCGACGGAGCCATTCATGAGTTCTTTGTGGGCGATTGA
- the LOC120107162 gene encoding O-fucosyltransferase 6-like, translated as MGFQRRRHHHHHDRRWVIPAVPATYALSVAALLLLVVIAFQSLLSPPLPDHPSFPHPRRPNHHSLLLKNPVELQRNVVGADTFRVPSGGGSPVSDLWDSKQAKYFYGCSNASSEFPKAETIIQPNRYLMIATSGGLNQQRTGITDAVVAARILNVTLVVPKLDEKSFWKDASDFAEIFDVDWFISSLSKDVKIIKQLPKKGGKRIGTPYTMRVPRKCTPKCYETRVLPVLLKKHIVQLTKFDYRLSNKLEIDLQKLRCRVNYHALRFTDPIQEMGEGLIHRMKAKSKHFIALHLRFEPDMLAFSGCYYGGGEKERTELGAIRKRWKTLHTSNPDKERKHGKCPLTPEEVGLVLRALGFGKDVHIYVASGEVYGGEETLAPLKALFPNFHSKETLARKEELAPFAGFSSRMAALDFIVCDGSDVFVTNNNGNMARMLAGRRRYFGHKRTIRPNAKKLYSLFLNRTSMTWDAFASKVRTYQKGFMGEPKEVRPGRGEFHENPSTCICENSKEASGITSRIEPKVEIRNGKGYSSSRETTENLPSDEESDWRDLDYGENTPLGSLPSGTDQEHDLLIRSEVPDLEEMLSD; from the exons ATGGGGTTCCAGCGGcgccgccaccaccaccaccacgacCGCCGGTGGGTGATCCCGGCAGTGCCGGCGACCTACGCCCTCTCCGTCGCCGCGCTGCTTCTCCTCGTCGTCATCGCCTTCCAATCTCTCCTCTCCCCGCCCCTCCCAGACCACCCGTCCTTCCCCCACCCCCGCCGCCCCAATCACCACTCCCTCCTG CTTAAGAATCCGGTGGAGCTCCAGAGGAATGTAGTTGGCGCCGATACATTTCGTGttccg agtggAGGAGGGAGTCCGGTGAGTGATCTGTGGGACTCGAAGCAGGCTAAATACTTCTATGGatgcagcaatgcgagcagtgAGTTTCCAA AAGCGGAAACCATCATTCAACCTAATCGGTACTTGATGATTGCGACCAGTGGAGGATTAAACCAGCAGCGGACGGGG ATAACAGATGCTGTTGTTGCAGCTCGCATTTTGAATGTGACACTTGTTGTTCCTAAGCTGGATGAAAAGTCTTTCTggaaggatgctag TGATTTTGCTGAAATCTTTGATGTTGACTGGTTCATATCTTCTCTCTCAAAGGATGTTAAAATTATAAAACAGCTCCCAAAAAAGGGTGGAAAACGTATTGGAACTCCTTACACCATGCGTGTTCCAAGGAAGTGCACACCCAAATGCTATGAAACTCGAGTCTTACCTGTTCTTTTGAAAAAGCAT ATTGTTCAGCTAACGAAGTTCGACTATAGGCTTTCAAACAAGTTGGAGATTGATCTTCAGAAACTGAGATGTAGAGTTAATTATCATGCCCTTAGATTTACAGATCCTATACAAGAAATGGGTGAGGGACTGATTCATAGAATGAAGGCAAAAAGCAAGCACTTTATTGCCCTTCACCTGAG ATTTGAACCTGATATGCTTGCCTTCTCTGGGTGCTATtatggaggaggagaaaaggaaaggaCAGAACTGGGTGCCATTCGCAAGAGGTGGAAAACCTTACAT ACTAGCAACCCAGACAAGGAACGCAAACATGGTAAATGTCCACTAACACCTGAAGAAGTGGGCCTTGTGCTGAGAGCATTGGGCTTTGGCAAGGATGTTCACATCTATGTGGCATCTGGTGAGGTATATGGCGGAGAGGAGACATTGGCACCTCTGAAGGCACTCTttcctaattttcattcaaaagaaACTTTGGCAAGAAAGGAGGAGTTGGCACCATTTGCAGGATTTTCATCACGCATGGCTGCTCTTGATTTCATTGTATGTGATGGAAGCGATGTATTCGTAACAAACAATAATGGGAACATGGCTAGGATGTTGGCTGGTCGGAG GAGATATTTTGGACATAAGAGGACCATACGGCCAAATGCTAAGAAACTGTACTCTCTGTTTCTGAACCGAACCAGCATGACCTGGGATGCGTTTGCATCGAAGGTCCGCACTTATCAAAAGGGATTCATGGGGGAGCCCAAAGAGGTCAGACCTGGTAGAGGTGAATTTCATGAAAACCCTTCAACATGTATATGTGAAAATTCCAAGGAAGCATCAGGAATTACCTCACGTATTGAACCAAAAGTTGAAATTAGAAATGGAAAGGGTTATTCAAGTAGCAGGGAAACGACGGAGAATCTTCCTAGTGATGAGGAGTCTGACTGGAGGGACCTGGATTATGGAGAAAATACTCCTCTGGGGAGTTTACCCAGTGGCACAGACCAGGAACATGACCTCCTCATCAGATCTGAAGTTCCAGATTTGGAAGAAATGCTTTCAGATTAG